A genomic window from Micromonospora sp. WMMA1947 includes:
- a CDS encoding ATP-binding protein, with protein sequence MPTDARCLVETDDSSPTVRLTGVLDRSEVQAVRDALLARLWRRPGALLVDLSGVRIPDPLARDALDEVCRAVADWPAAELLLDPDGPPREAPPEPIEVELPPVVEAAREARVLVTGGCVRWGLPELVEPACIAVTEMVNNVVAHAVTPMTLRLAPRGGALHLAVRDHSTGRPAYGGPAPVDSVGGRGLLLIDTVARRWGSTALPDGKVVWCVLYPEDEAAYRN encoded by the coding sequence ATGCCGACGGATGCGCGTTGCCTGGTGGAGACCGACGATTCGTCCCCGACGGTCCGGCTGACCGGGGTGCTCGACCGGTCCGAGGTGCAGGCCGTACGGGACGCGCTGCTCGCCCGGCTGTGGCGGCGCCCCGGGGCGCTGCTGGTGGACCTGTCCGGGGTACGGATCCCCGACCCGCTGGCCCGCGACGCGCTGGACGAGGTCTGCCGGGCGGTCGCCGACTGGCCCGCCGCCGAGCTGCTGCTCGACCCGGACGGGCCGCCGCGGGAGGCGCCGCCCGAGCCGATCGAGGTCGAACTACCCCCGGTGGTCGAGGCCGCCCGTGAGGCGCGGGTCCTGGTCACCGGCGGGTGCGTCAGGTGGGGTCTGCCGGAGCTGGTCGAGCCGGCCTGCATCGCGGTCACCGAGATGGTCAACAACGTGGTGGCGCACGCCGTCACGCCGATGACGCTCCGGCTGGCCCCGCGCGGCGGCGCGCTGCACCTGGCGGTCCGGGACCACTCGACCGGGCGGCCCGCGTACGGCGGGCCCGCACCGGTGGACTCGGTGGGCGGGCGAGGGCTGCTGCTGATCGACACGGTGGCCCGGCGCTGGGGCAGCACGGCACTGCCGGACGGCAAGGTGGTGTGGTGCGTGCTGTACCCCGAGGACGAAGCGGCGTACCGCAACTGA
- a CDS encoding SDR family oxidoreductase → MPLTRSLSDATVVITGASSGIGAATAYALARRGGDVVLAARTESALRRVAAYCRELGGQALVVPTDVTDPEAVGRLAERAVAEFGRIDAWINNAAVGTVGLFDEIPVAEFRRVVDVNLLGAVYGTRAALPWLGAAGGGVLVNNASVLAEVAMPYQSAYNATKHAIRGLADTVRQELRVTGRGNISICTVLPATIDTPFFRHAANHSGRELTPPPPVYPPEMVAETIVKLLRRPRREAYAGGAARLIGLQWRLAPALAERVMGWYTARTQFGPGVRDDSTGTVFTPGSAAERTDGWSGRRGQVLRLTAAVGLAAGTAVGTVKAISRRSRAGRP, encoded by the coding sequence ATGCCGCTGACCCGCAGCCTCTCCGACGCCACTGTCGTCATCACCGGTGCCTCCAGCGGGATCGGCGCTGCCACCGCGTACGCGCTGGCCCGCCGGGGCGGCGACGTGGTGCTGGCCGCCCGGACCGAGTCCGCGCTGCGCCGGGTCGCGGCGTACTGCCGGGAACTCGGCGGGCAGGCGCTGGTGGTACCCACCGACGTGACCGACCCGGAGGCCGTCGGTCGGCTGGCGGAGCGGGCGGTGGCCGAGTTCGGCCGGATCGACGCCTGGATCAACAACGCGGCGGTCGGCACCGTGGGGCTGTTCGACGAGATCCCGGTGGCCGAGTTCCGCCGGGTGGTGGACGTGAACCTGCTCGGCGCCGTGTACGGGACGCGGGCCGCGCTGCCCTGGCTGGGCGCGGCCGGCGGCGGGGTGCTCGTCAACAACGCCTCGGTGCTGGCCGAGGTGGCGATGCCGTACCAGTCGGCGTACAACGCGACCAAGCACGCGATCCGCGGGCTGGCCGACACGGTCCGGCAGGAGCTGCGGGTGACCGGCCGGGGGAACATCTCGATCTGCACCGTGCTGCCCGCCACCATCGACACGCCGTTCTTCCGGCACGCCGCCAACCACTCCGGCCGGGAGCTGACCCCACCGCCGCCGGTGTACCCGCCGGAGATGGTCGCCGAGACGATCGTCAAGCTGCTGCGCCGGCCCCGGCGCGAGGCGTACGCGGGCGGCGCGGCCCGGCTGATCGGGCTGCAGTGGCGGCTCGCCCCGGCGCTGGCCGAGCGGGTGATGGGCTGGTACACCGCGCGCACCCAGTTCGGGCCCGGCGTACGCGACGACTCCACCGGGACCGTGTTCACGCCGGGCTCGGCGGCGGAGCGGACCGACGGGTGGTCCGGCCGGCGTGGTCAGGTGCTGCGGCTGACCGCAGCGGTCGGGCTGGCCGCCGGCACCGCTGTCGGTACGGTGAAGGCGATCAGCCGCCGGTCCCGGGCCGGCCGTCCGTGA